A section of the Streptomyces sp. CG1 genome encodes:
- a CDS encoding thioesterase II family protein, with protein MRHRLVDSPGTPSSGTSAWFPSLGGSWEGSRADTGGRSPGRRTRSRVRLFCVPHAGASAAAYRPWSRAAPEDVEVHPVELPGRGSRSSEPPHRRLEEVADGLCEALVTLLDTPYCLHGHSMGALIVFETARRLRRRGMRQPERLVVSGMVAPPSWPSHPPLHTLSTSELLDQAGTVLGLPREITEDEDVREMLLPVLRADLELTETYRYQHQDPGPPLGIPLTVLCGMSDPMAPAAHMERWARMTSERFSVHHFEGGHHFLHEHPGVLSAVLDGLGSPVPHVSKAGDTRCSTTATDPTAQTPNASRNGSDSRASTG; from the coding sequence GTGCGACATCGATTAGTGGATTCACCAGGGACACCCTCCAGCGGTACATCCGCATGGTTTCCGTCTCTTGGGGGCTCCTGGGAAGGCTCCCGTGCGGACACCGGAGGTAGATCACCCGGCAGGCGCACCCGATCAAGGGTGCGCCTGTTCTGTGTCCCACACGCCGGTGCGTCCGCTGCGGCGTACCGGCCGTGGTCCCGGGCGGCACCTGAAGACGTCGAGGTGCACCCGGTAGAACTGCCTGGCCGGGGATCCCGCTCCAGCGAGCCGCCGCACAGGCGGCTGGAGGAGGTGGCGGACGGGCTCTGCGAGGCTCTGGTCACGCTCTTGGACACGCCGTACTGCCTCCATGGGCACAGCATGGGCGCACTCATCGTCTTCGAGACCGCCCGCCGGCTGCGCCGCAGGGGGATGCGGCAGCCCGAACGGCTGGTGGTCTCGGGGATGGTGGCACCTCCGTCATGGCCATCCCACCCGCCCCTGCACACCCTCTCCACCAGCGAACTCCTCGACCAGGCGGGCACAGTGCTGGGCTTGCCCCGGGAGATCACGGAGGACGAGGACGTGCGGGAGATGCTGCTGCCGGTGCTGCGCGCGGATCTGGAACTGACCGAAACCTACCGCTACCAGCACCAGGACCCCGGTCCCCCACTGGGTATCCCGCTGACGGTGCTGTGCGGCATGAGCGACCCGATGGCCCCCGCTGCGCACATGGAGCGGTGGGCGCGCATGACCAGCGAGCGCTTCTCCGTCCACCACTTCGAGGGAGGTCACCACTTCCTGCACGAACATCCAGGTGTCCTCAGTGCCGTTCTCGACGGCCTCGGATCTCCCGTTCCCCACGTCTCGAAGGCGGGTGATACGCGATGCTCAACGACGGCCACCGACCCCACCGCACAGACTCCGAACGCTTCGAGGAATGGCTCCGACTCGCGGGCCTCGACCGGCTGA
- a CDS encoding non-ribosomal peptide synthetase: MLHERFRAAARALPDAVALTSDEGSLTYAQVREHAGRRAGWLRAAGAGPETVVGIHLDRSTDAVITMLAVLEAGGAYLPLPLDYPAARLDLMLRDSGVTLVVTRRAVTSGLLTAAARTLHLEDEPPVGQPTGGLPAPVPLSPDNLAYLVYTSGSTGTPKAVGVSHRGAVNLVDPGQSYVDFGPKETFLQLAPMAFDVAAFEIWGALANGGRLVIAAPSYQAIEKLPDVLIRERVTTMLITTTLFNVLWDARPEAFDSVRRLIVGGSVMSVDRARQFAERHRQRGADNRIINGYGPSEATTLVSAHSMARIPDSETNPPLGTPITGVSLWLLNERLRKVRPGEEGQIFIGGTAVTRGYLGRPGATSLRFVPDPWAGTPGARMYATGDKGRLRSDGLIEYTGRFDDQVKVRGYRVELGEVEAALRDHPRVRDVSVVLVREESGAERLVAHVVPEPLNADPSRLLADHLTEMLPEFMRPSAYVSHAVLPRGLTGKVDREALIRLSQQGAPDGDSTHDGPARRRLTRTEAVMAGIWVELLGVEGVALDDDFFELGGDSLLAVRAVLKAEERGLPVTLAQLLTRSTLRELCAELVEAGTRPAAEPGPATPMR, from the coding sequence TTGCTCCACGAGAGGTTCCGCGCCGCGGCCCGTGCCTTGCCCGACGCTGTGGCGCTGACCTCGGACGAAGGGAGCCTCACCTACGCACAGGTACGGGAGCACGCCGGACGGCGGGCCGGGTGGCTGCGCGCGGCCGGAGCGGGCCCAGAGACGGTCGTCGGCATCCACCTGGACCGCTCCACCGATGCCGTGATCACCATGCTGGCCGTGCTGGAGGCCGGCGGCGCCTATCTGCCACTGCCCCTCGACTACCCCGCCGCACGGCTGGACCTCATGCTCCGGGACTCCGGCGTGACGCTGGTGGTGACCCGGCGTGCGGTGACGTCCGGGCTTTTGACCGCGGCAGCCCGCACGCTCCACTTGGAGGACGAGCCGCCCGTCGGCCAACCCACCGGAGGGCTGCCGGCTCCCGTCCCTCTCTCCCCGGACAACCTGGCCTATCTGGTGTACACCTCCGGCAGCACCGGTACCCCCAAAGCGGTTGGAGTCAGCCACCGAGGCGCTGTCAACCTCGTCGACCCGGGTCAGTCCTACGTGGACTTCGGCCCGAAGGAGACCTTCCTCCAACTGGCCCCCATGGCCTTCGATGTGGCCGCGTTCGAGATCTGGGGGGCACTGGCCAACGGCGGCAGGCTGGTCATAGCCGCTCCCTCCTATCAGGCCATCGAGAAGCTGCCTGATGTACTGATCCGCGAGCGTGTCACCACGATGCTGATCACCACGACGCTCTTCAACGTCCTTTGGGACGCGCGGCCCGAGGCGTTCGACAGCGTGCGCCGACTGATCGTCGGCGGCAGCGTGATGTCCGTGGACCGGGCCCGGCAGTTCGCGGAACGACACCGGCAGCGCGGCGCGGACAACCGGATCATCAACGGCTACGGGCCGTCCGAGGCCACGACGCTGGTCAGCGCGCACTCCATGGCGCGGATCCCGGACAGCGAGACCAATCCCCCGCTCGGCACCCCGATAACCGGGGTGTCACTGTGGCTGCTCAACGAACGGTTACGCAAGGTCCGCCCCGGTGAGGAGGGCCAGATCTTCATCGGCGGTACGGCCGTCACACGCGGCTACCTGGGCCGCCCCGGTGCCACCAGTCTCCGGTTCGTCCCCGACCCCTGGGCCGGTACGCCCGGTGCCCGCATGTACGCGACCGGCGACAAGGGGCGGCTGCGCTCGGACGGCCTGATCGAGTACACCGGGCGCTTCGACGATCAGGTGAAGGTGCGCGGCTACCGTGTGGAGTTGGGTGAGGTGGAAGCCGCCTTGCGCGACCACCCGCGCGTGCGGGACGTGAGTGTCGTCCTCGTGCGGGAAGAGTCGGGCGCCGAACGGCTCGTCGCCCATGTGGTGCCCGAACCACTCAACGCGGATCCCTCCCGCCTGCTTGCCGACCATTTGACCGAAATGCTGCCGGAGTTCATGAGGCCCAGCGCGTACGTCAGCCACGCCGTACTGCCGCGCGGCCTGACGGGCAAGGTGGATCGGGAAGCCCTGATTCGCCTGAGCCAGCAAGGGGCTCCGGACGGGGACAGCACGCACGATGGGCCGGCGAGGCGTCGGCTGACGCGGACCGAGGCGGTCATGGCCGGCATCTGGGTGGAACTACTGGGTGTGGAAGGGGTCGCCCTGGACGACGACTTCTTCGAACTCGGTGGTGACTCGCTGCTCGCGGTACGGGCGGTACTGAAGGCGGAGGAACGTGGCCTGCCGGTCACCCTGGCCCAGCTCCTCACCCGTAGCACCCTGCGCGAACTCTGCGCGGAGCTGGTCGAGGCCGGAACCCGGCCGGCGGCTGAACCGGGCCCGGCGACGCCGATGCGGTGA
- a CDS encoding APC family permease, with protein MAAGQITSEPADTPAAALAERQKLRKHFGRFDILFFLLCTIVGVDTIGTVASKGAEAFTWLIVLAAVFFVPSALLTAELGAAFPDEGGPYIWTSRAFGRLAGAVNNFLYWITNPVWLGGTLSVSAATAYTTFFNDGKNLSTSAFYAFTLMFVWVGVLAAILSFDVGKWIPTVGAWSRFILLGLFTVTVVVYGIQHGLHGFGVGDFSPTYAGFVGLVPVLMFNYVGFELPNTAGDEMTDAQKDVPFAIFRSAGLAVLLYALPILGILLVLPVKAVTGLGGFVDAIRQVFTVYGGHVAADGTATLSGAGRLLGDLAAIMFILTVLSSGVTWIMGSDRALAVSGYDGAAPRFLGVISSRFGTPVRVNILSGAVSTTVLILAHQLTGGSAGKLFGAVLGLAVSTTLVSYLGIFPALAVLRRKAPDFPRPYRAPIPRTISTVLTLLILFASVQLVAPGLGDQWFGSGYAPAGWSYGERWRYLLTEAVPLVAFMLLGVLFWVLGRTTRTAPAGALTTVKTRHV; from the coding sequence GTGGCCGCTGGTCAGATAACCTCCGAGCCTGCCGACACGCCGGCAGCAGCTCTCGCGGAGCGGCAGAAGCTGCGCAAGCACTTCGGCCGCTTCGACATCCTGTTCTTCCTCCTGTGCACCATCGTCGGCGTGGACACTATCGGCACCGTCGCCTCGAAGGGTGCTGAAGCATTCACCTGGCTCATCGTGCTGGCTGCGGTGTTCTTCGTGCCGTCCGCACTGCTCACCGCCGAACTGGGAGCCGCGTTCCCCGACGAGGGCGGTCCCTACATCTGGACCAGCCGGGCCTTCGGGCGGCTCGCCGGTGCCGTCAACAACTTCCTGTACTGGATCACCAATCCGGTGTGGCTGGGCGGCACGCTCTCCGTGTCCGCCGCCACTGCCTACACCACCTTCTTCAACGACGGGAAGAACCTGAGCACCTCGGCCTTCTACGCCTTCACTCTCATGTTCGTCTGGGTGGGCGTGCTCGCCGCGATCCTTTCCTTCGACGTCGGCAAGTGGATTCCCACCGTCGGCGCCTGGAGCCGTTTCATCCTCCTCGGACTGTTCACCGTCACCGTCGTGGTGTACGGCATCCAACACGGCCTGCATGGATTCGGTGTCGGCGACTTCTCCCCGACCTACGCGGGATTCGTCGGACTGGTACCTGTCCTGATGTTCAACTACGTCGGTTTCGAGCTGCCCAACACCGCCGGCGACGAAATGACCGACGCTCAGAAGGACGTGCCGTTCGCCATCTTCCGCAGCGCCGGCCTCGCCGTACTGCTGTACGCGCTGCCGATCCTCGGCATCCTGCTCGTCCTGCCGGTCAAGGCCGTCACCGGTCTCGGCGGTTTCGTCGACGCCATCCGGCAGGTCTTCACTGTGTACGGCGGCCATGTCGCCGCCGACGGCACAGCCACGCTCAGCGGCGCCGGCCGCCTGCTCGGAGACCTCGCCGCGATCATGTTCATCCTCACGGTGCTGTCCTCCGGAGTCACATGGATCATGGGATCCGACCGTGCCCTCGCCGTCTCCGGCTACGACGGCGCGGCACCCCGCTTCCTCGGCGTCATCTCCAGCCGGTTCGGCACCCCCGTACGGGTCAACATCCTCAGCGGTGCGGTCTCCACGACCGTCCTCATCCTGGCCCACCAACTGACGGGCGGCAGCGCCGGCAAGCTCTTCGGCGCCGTCCTCGGCCTCGCCGTCTCCACCACCCTCGTCAGCTACCTGGGCATCTTCCCGGCGCTCGCGGTACTGCGCCGCAAGGCTCCGGACTTCCCCCGCCCCTACAGGGCGCCCATCCCTCGCACCATCAGCACGGTGCTCACCCTGCTCATCCTGTTCGCCAGCGTGCAGCTGGTCGCCCCGGGACTCGGTGACCAGTGGTTCGGCTCTGGCTACGCACCGGCCGGCTGGAGTTACGGCGAGCGCTGGAGGTACCTGCTCACGGAGGCCGTCCCGCTGGTCGCCTTCATGCTCCTCGGCGTGCTCTTCTGGGTGCTGGGCAGAACGACCCGCACCGCACCTGCGGGGGCGCTCACTACAGTCAAAACGCGCCACGTGTGA
- a CDS encoding response regulator transcription factor: MLNDGHRPHRTDSERFEEWLRLAGLDRLRLAALLAGRTLPGGPDQKADQVGLITTALVWLLHECEGAPPPLVLDVVVEYTGVVHEQAQHTARRATELADLTTALLVGRETVREAEPLVGSSPDLSIPSEALDLTSREYEILRLIGDALTNRQIASSLGISEKTVKNHITSLFAKLGVSDRTKALVVGLRDGLLAVQTG; encoded by the coding sequence ATGCTCAACGACGGCCACCGACCCCACCGCACAGACTCCGAACGCTTCGAGGAATGGCTCCGACTCGCGGGCCTCGACCGGCTGAGGCTGGCAGCGCTGCTCGCCGGCAGGACGCTGCCGGGCGGCCCGGATCAGAAGGCGGACCAGGTCGGCCTGATCACAACTGCCCTGGTGTGGCTGTTGCACGAGTGCGAGGGCGCACCCCCACCCCTGGTGCTCGACGTCGTCGTCGAATACACCGGAGTCGTCCATGAGCAGGCCCAGCACACGGCTCGCCGCGCCACCGAACTGGCGGACCTCACCACGGCCCTGTTGGTCGGCCGCGAAACAGTCCGTGAGGCGGAGCCACTAGTCGGATCCTCTCCCGACCTCTCCATCCCGTCCGAGGCCTTGGACCTCACCAGCCGGGAGTACGAGATCCTGCGGCTGATCGGAGACGCCCTCACGAACCGTCAGATCGCTTCGTCACTGGGGATTTCCGAGAAGACCGTCAAGAATCACATCACGTCGCTCTTCGCGAAGCTGGGAGTGTCCGACCGCACCAAGGCGCTGGTCGTCGGGCTGCGCGACGGACTTCTCGCCGTACAGACCGGCTAG
- a CDS encoding 2OG-Fe dioxygenase family protein: METPWTGRYQVIRVPIPDPQVLADYASLPLDPYAGGKQRHRRFAQYRMVFDRACDDWSLELLPHRPFVQSSRINGFAGGVRRHFDPLRVSLAPQIVAGARALRLDRDEVWQLNVHQNRLIARPDEPGVAVPEGPHRDGHDFSMIAVMDRRNVTGGRNQLMPTGGGEPFFEVTLEPCQALVFDDGALWHHATDIAAAGPEPGHRDLCVVAYNRWCNREYGEEYERLALAGG; encoded by the coding sequence ATGGAGACACCGTGGACGGGGCGTTACCAGGTGATCCGCGTGCCGATACCTGACCCCCAGGTGCTGGCCGACTACGCCTCTCTCCCGCTTGACCCGTATGCCGGCGGCAAGCAGCGGCATCGCCGCTTCGCGCAGTACCGCATGGTCTTCGACCGCGCATGTGACGACTGGTCGCTCGAACTCCTTCCGCACCGTCCGTTCGTGCAGTCCTCCCGGATCAACGGGTTCGCCGGTGGGGTGCGCCGCCATTTCGATCCGCTGCGCGTCAGCCTTGCGCCGCAGATCGTCGCGGGGGCGCGGGCGCTCCGGCTCGACCGTGACGAGGTCTGGCAGCTGAACGTCCACCAGAACCGTCTGATCGCCCGCCCCGATGAGCCGGGTGTCGCGGTGCCGGAGGGCCCGCACCGCGACGGCCACGACTTCAGCATGATCGCGGTGATGGACCGCAGGAACGTCACCGGCGGCCGCAACCAGCTGATGCCCACCGGCGGAGGCGAGCCCTTTTTCGAGGTGACGCTCGAACCCTGCCAGGCCCTGGTCTTCGACGACGGCGCCCTGTGGCACCACGCCACCGACATCGCCGCGGCCGGCCCCGAGCCCGGTCACCGCGACCTGTGTGTCGTGGCGTACAACCGCTGGTGCAACCGTGAGTACGGCGAGGAGTACGAGCGGCTTGCCCTCGCCGGCGGCTGA
- a CDS encoding cytochrome P450, whose protein sequence is MGELLEFGRGALHGVDLTNPVVHAERDLRAVWRLLRERSPVARHPVPGGPGFWVVASYDLAIEVFTGLDRFTSARGNNIATLLRGGDPAGGRMLAVSDGPRHKRIRRELGRAFTPQALAPYEERIAAGIGELVRGAVSRGDSDFAQEVARPIPMAVVCDLLRVPETDRPALYTDASAALTSEAPVTADLDTRLARNQILLYFAKLVRSYRGEPGDDLLGLLVRLTDSAVELTEDELLYNCYSLLLGGEETTRYTMSGAVQALAECPGEWQRLVAGEVSIESAVEELLRWTTASMHSGRTALCDSELAGAQVSAGDVVTVWNAAANFDEAQFPDPDRLDLGRTPNRHLAFLHGPHICPGARLARLELTALIKALLTYADSWEVTGEPTPVYSTFMKGLCGLPVRFTPRRGARLDASTPARTGRTGDSGSDH, encoded by the coding sequence GTGGGGGAATTACTGGAGTTCGGGCGAGGCGCACTGCACGGCGTCGACCTGACCAATCCGGTAGTACACGCCGAGCGCGATCTGCGCGCGGTGTGGCGGCTGCTCCGGGAGCGCAGCCCGGTCGCCCGGCATCCGGTGCCGGGCGGCCCCGGGTTCTGGGTGGTGGCGTCGTACGACCTGGCCATCGAGGTCTTCACCGGGCTCGACCGGTTCACCTCGGCCCGGGGCAATAACATCGCGACATTGCTGCGGGGCGGGGATCCCGCCGGGGGCCGCATGCTCGCCGTCTCCGACGGTCCGCGGCACAAACGCATCCGCCGTGAGCTCGGGCGAGCCTTCACCCCGCAGGCCCTGGCCCCCTATGAGGAGCGGATCGCCGCGGGTATCGGGGAGTTGGTGCGCGGTGCGGTGTCCCGCGGGGACAGTGATTTCGCACAGGAGGTGGCCCGTCCCATCCCAATGGCCGTGGTGTGCGACCTGCTGCGGGTCCCCGAGACCGACCGTCCCGCGCTGTACACGGACGCCAGCGCCGCCCTCACCTCCGAGGCGCCCGTCACCGCGGACCTGGATACTCGGCTGGCCCGCAACCAGATCCTGCTGTACTTCGCCAAACTGGTGCGCTCCTACCGGGGCGAGCCGGGAGACGATCTGCTGGGACTGCTGGTCCGGCTGACGGACAGCGCGGTCGAACTGACCGAGGACGAGCTGCTCTACAACTGCTACAGCCTGTTGCTGGGAGGCGAGGAGACCACCCGGTACACGATGAGCGGTGCCGTCCAAGCCCTTGCCGAATGTCCCGGCGAGTGGCAGCGGCTGGTGGCGGGCGAGGTGAGCATCGAGTCCGCGGTGGAGGAGCTCCTGCGCTGGACGACGGCGTCCATGCACTCGGGCCGTACCGCCCTGTGCGACAGCGAGCTGGCAGGGGCGCAGGTCTCCGCGGGTGATGTGGTCACGGTGTGGAACGCCGCGGCCAATTTCGACGAAGCCCAGTTCCCCGATCCGGACCGGCTCGACCTGGGACGCACACCCAACCGGCATCTGGCGTTCCTGCACGGCCCGCACATCTGTCCCGGTGCCCGGCTGGCCCGTCTGGAGCTGACCGCGCTCATCAAAGCACTCCTGACCTATGCGGACAGCTGGGAGGTCACCGGCGAACCGACACCGGTCTACTCGACATTCATGAAGGGGCTGTGCGGGCTGCCGGTGCGGTTCACTCCACGTCGCGGAGCCCGTCTCGACGCAAGTACACCGGCCAGGACAGGTAGGACGGGAGACAGCGGCAGTGACCACTGA
- a CDS encoding transposase gives MLRDQRDVFGAVASTPTAWRVLAGIDTAALNALRAARARTREVAWLQADETGHPIPASHAGGRELPGWVLDINATLATCHSEKEQSAATYKRGFGYHPMLCFLDNTGEALAGVLRPCNAGANTAADHITVLDGALAQIPDAHRHGTPILIRADSAGGAKAFLAHLRGLRQRGIQTTFSVGHAVTKQVRKVIRVLPDQVWHSALEQDETLRSGAEVAELSDLVDLTGYPDDRSHLALAPRTDHGVQPPGGTTPTGHLTDAAAPDHPRPEDPRSTRPSRRALDIPNDRRQPRDLQNEDRPGSADVNRNTEVRLCRRSLGGARAGGRSRAARRRARGAPP, from the coding sequence GTGCTGCGTGACCAGCGCGACGTGTTCGGCGCCGTCGCCTCCACCCCGACCGCCTGGCGCGTGCTCGCCGGTATCGACACCGCAGCCCTGAACGCACTGCGGGCAGCCAGGGCCAGGACCCGCGAGGTCGCCTGGCTGCAAGCGGACGAGACCGGGCACCCCATACCCGCATCACACGCCGGAGGGCGTGAACTGCCAGGGTGGGTCCTGGACATCAACGCCACCCTGGCCACCTGTCACTCCGAGAAGGAACAGTCCGCCGCCACCTACAAACGCGGCTTCGGCTACCACCCGATGCTCTGCTTCCTGGACAACACCGGCGAGGCCCTGGCCGGCGTCCTGCGACCGTGCAACGCCGGAGCGAACACCGCGGCCGACCACATCACCGTCCTCGATGGGGCTCTCGCGCAGATTCCCGACGCCCACCGCCACGGCACCCCGATCCTCATCCGAGCCGACAGCGCGGGCGGCGCGAAAGCCTTCCTCGCCCACCTACGCGGTCTGCGACAGCGCGGAATCCAGACCACCTTCTCTGTCGGGCACGCCGTCACCAAACAGGTCCGCAAGGTCATCCGGGTCCTACCCGACCAGGTCTGGCACTCCGCGCTTGAACAGGACGAGACCCTTCGCTCCGGCGCCGAAGTCGCTGAGCTGTCCGACCTGGTCGACCTCACCGGATACCCGGACGATCGCAGCCACCTGGCCCTGGCGCCACGAACTGACCACGGCGTTCAGCCGCCTGGTGGCACTACCCCGACCGGCCACCTGACAGACGCAGCAGCCCCTGACCACCCACGACCCGAGGACCCGAGGAGCACGCGGCCATCGCGCCGGGCCCTCGACATACCCAACGACCGACGGCAGCCCCGCGACCTCCAAAACGAAGATCGCCCAGGATCAGCCGACGTGAACCGAAACACGGAGGTTAGGCTCTGCAGACGATCGCTTGGCGGAGCGAGGGCAGGCGGAAGAAGTCGCGCCGCACGTCGCCGGGCGAGGGGAGCGCCACCGTGA
- a CDS encoding MbtH family protein, producing MAQDERYTVVVNQELQYATVPVSWPVPPGWRTTSQTGTVEECLAYVETHWTDMRPMSLRRAMDQAGTPRVDGP from the coding sequence GTGGCACAAGACGAGCGGTACACGGTCGTGGTCAATCAGGAACTCCAGTACGCCACTGTCCCGGTCTCCTGGCCCGTACCGCCGGGATGGCGGACGACCAGCCAGACCGGGACGGTCGAAGAGTGTCTGGCGTACGTGGAGACCCACTGGACGGACATGCGCCCCATGTCGCTGCGCCGGGCCATGGACCAGGCGGGCACTCCGCGAGTGGACGGCCCCTGA